A genome region from Terriglobia bacterium includes the following:
- the dapF gene encoding diaminopimelate epimerase → MNIPFTKLHGAENDFLLTWGEKVADENLQDMARRICARATGIGGDGWMLVWRDGAGLRTRLFNSDGSEAEISGNGTRCAAAFGLVHGLNGPEIAITTGAGRKTLRLISQHGREFVFEMDMGLPYEEERYATLELAGRTWQATILNVGNPQCALFVDEIPEDWREVARQAEAHSRFPHRTNVSVVKVAARHVIETLFFERGAGETRSSGTGSTGAAVAAILRGKVESPVEIRTPAGALNLRWDDSVYLTGPAELVGEGNYFVDF, encoded by the coding sequence ATGAATATTCCATTTACCAAACTGCACGGAGCGGAGAACGATTTTCTGCTGACCTGGGGAGAAAAGGTCGCGGACGAAAACCTGCAGGACATGGCGCGACGCATCTGTGCGCGTGCGACCGGTATCGGCGGTGACGGTTGGATGCTGGTATGGCGCGACGGAGCCGGCCTGCGGACGCGGCTTTTCAATTCCGACGGGAGCGAAGCTGAAATTTCGGGCAATGGGACACGTTGCGCGGCGGCCTTCGGCCTCGTCCACGGTCTAAACGGACCGGAGATCGCTATCACCACCGGAGCCGGACGAAAGACGCTGCGGCTTATTTCCCAACACGGTCGTGAGTTCGTGTTTGAGATGGACATGGGCCTGCCGTATGAAGAAGAACGGTACGCGACGCTCGAGTTGGCCGGGAGAACCTGGCAAGCAACGATTCTGAATGTGGGAAATCCGCAGTGCGCGCTTTTTGTCGATGAGATACCCGAGGATTGGCGGGAGGTAGCGCGCCAAGCGGAAGCCCATTCGCGATTTCCGCATCGAACGAACGTCTCGGTAGTGAAAGTGGCGGCACGCCACGTCATAGAAACCTTGTTTTTTGAGCGGGGTGCGGGTGAAACAAGAAGTTCCGGGACAGGTTCTACTGGAGCGGCCGTCGCGGCCATTTTGCGGGGTAAGGTGGAGAGTCCTGTAGAGATAAGAACCCCGGCCGGGGCGCTCAATTTACGTTGGGATGATAGTGTTTACCTAACGGGCCCGGCCGAACTCGTCGGTGAAGGTAACTACTTTGTCGATTTCTGA
- a CDS encoding nucleotide sugar dehydrogenase: MAEPQVAAELKKRIANRTARVGVLGLGYVGLPLAVEFARAGFDVTGIDVQKSKVDQFNGGHSYIKDVKDNVFEPLVRSGKLRATSDFSVIRDLDTVDICVPTPLRKTKDPDMSYVVSATDAIAEYIHPGLLVMLESTTYPGTTDELLLPKLANSGLEVGKDFFLCFSPERVDPGNPKFQTSNIPKVVGGITAACTEIGALFYAQALDKVVPVSSTRVAEMVKLLENTFRMINIGLANEMALMCSRMNIDVWEVIDAAATKPFGFMPFYPGPGLGGHCIPIDPFYLSWKSKEAGIEARFIELAGYINGRMPEFVVEKIQNALNDFAKSVRGSHVHVLGIAYKRNIDDVRESPALDIMLLLERLGARVTFSDPYVRRIQTNSGYLDAQETLASVEAADCVVIVTDHSAVDYTGVVERSKLIVDTRNALKGFRSPKIVRL, encoded by the coding sequence ATGGCGGAGCCGCAAGTGGCCGCCGAGCTTAAGAAGCGAATTGCCAATAGAACAGCCCGCGTCGGTGTCCTTGGCTTGGGATACGTAGGATTGCCACTGGCGGTTGAATTTGCTCGCGCCGGCTTCGACGTAACCGGGATTGATGTACAGAAGTCGAAGGTCGATCAGTTCAACGGCGGGCATTCCTACATAAAAGACGTCAAAGATAATGTATTCGAACCGTTGGTGCGGAGTGGCAAGCTGCGCGCGACAAGCGATTTTTCGGTGATCCGCGACTTGGACACGGTTGACATTTGTGTCCCAACCCCGCTGCGCAAGACAAAAGATCCGGACATGAGCTACGTTGTTTCGGCAACGGATGCGATTGCCGAATACATCCATCCGGGTCTGCTGGTCATGCTCGAATCCACTACCTATCCCGGCACGACGGATGAATTGCTCCTGCCCAAGCTGGCAAACTCGGGCCTCGAGGTTGGCAAGGACTTTTTTCTATGCTTCTCGCCGGAGCGCGTGGATCCCGGCAATCCCAAATTCCAAACCTCGAACATTCCCAAGGTGGTTGGCGGGATTACGGCGGCATGCACGGAAATTGGTGCGCTGTTTTACGCTCAGGCGCTCGATAAGGTGGTTCCGGTCAGCTCGACGCGCGTTGCCGAGATGGTCAAGCTGCTCGAAAATACTTTCCGCATGATCAACATCGGCCTGGCGAATGAGATGGCGCTGATGTGTTCGCGCATGAATATCGACGTGTGGGAAGTCATTGACGCGGCGGCGACCAAGCCCTTTGGCTTTATGCCCTTTTATCCGGGGCCGGGACTGGGCGGGCATTGCATTCCGATCGATCCTTTCTACTTGTCTTGGAAGAGTAAGGAAGCCGGAATTGAAGCGCGGTTCATTGAACTCGCCGGTTATATCAACGGCCGGATGCCGGAATTCGTTGTGGAGAAGATTCAGAACGCGCTCAACGATTTTGCCAAGTCCGTGCGCGGCTCGCATGTGCACGTGCTGGGGATTGCTTATAAGCGGAATATTGACGATGTGCGCGAATCGCCCGCGCTGGATATCATGCTGCTGCTCGAGCGGCTGGGCGCTCGAGTGACATTCTCCGATCCGTACGTGCGCCGTATCCAGACCAACAGCGGTTACCTGGACGCGCAAGAGACGCTCGCGTCGGTTGAGGCGGCGGATTGCGTAGTGATCGTAACCGATCACAGCGCCGTCGACTACACGGGTGTGGTGGAGCGCAGCAAACTGATTGTCGATACCCGGAATGCTCTAAAAGGATTCCGATCGCCCAAAATCGTTCGGCTATGA